A portion of the Physeter macrocephalus isolate SW-GA chromosome 15, ASM283717v5, whole genome shotgun sequence genome contains these proteins:
- the ADHFE1 gene encoding hydroxyacid-oxoacid transhydrogenase, mitochondrial isoform X5, with product MAAPRDRVAHLLRQLQRAACQCPSHSHTYSQAPGLSPSGKTTDYAFEMAVSNIRYGAGVTKEVGMDLQNMGAKNVCLMTDKNLSQLPPIQTVMDSFVKNGINFKVYDNVRVEPTDRSFMEAIEFAKRGAFDAYVAMGGGSTIDTCKAANLYASSPDSDFLDYVNAPIGKGKPVTAPLKPLIAVPTTSGTGSETTGVAIFDYEHLKVKTGIASRAIKPTLGLIDPLHTLYLPERVIANSGFDVLCHALESYTALPYHMRSPCPANPVTRPAYQGSNPISDIWAVHALRIVAKYLKRAVRNPDDLEARSNMHLASAFAGIGFGNAGVHLCHGMSYPISGLVKTYKAKDYNVDHPLVPHGLSVVLTSPAVFTFTAQMSPERHLEMAEILGKGHQACTTPSVRRGSVCSV from the exons cTCCTGGACTTTCACCTTCTGGGAAAACAACAGATTATGCCTTTGAG atggcTGTTTCAAATATTAGATATGGAGCAGGAGTTACAAAGGAAGTGGGCATG gaCCTACAAAACATGGGTGCTAAAAATGTTTGTTTGATGACAGACAAGAACCTCTCCCAACTGCCTCCTATACAGACAGTGATGGATTCCTTCGTGAAGAATGGCATAAACTTTAAGGTTTATGATAATGTGAGGGTGGAACCAACCGATAGAAG CTTCATGGAAGCTATTGAATTTGCCAAAAGGGGAGCTTTTGATGCCTACGTGGCCATGGGTGGCGGCTCCACCATAGACACCTGCAAAGCCGCTAATCTGTATGCATCCAGCCCTGACTCTGATTTCCTGGACTACGTCAATGCCCCCATTGGGAAGGGAAAGCCTGTGACTGCGCCTCTTAAGCCTCTGATTGCAG TCCCAACTACCTCAGGAACTGGGAGTGAAACTACTGGGGTTGCCATTTTTGACTACGAACACTTGAAAGTAAAAACTG GTATTGCTTCGCGAGCCATCAAACCCACACTGGGCCTGATTGATCCTCTGCACACCCTGTACCTGCCTGAGCGGGTGATCGCCAACAGTGGCTTCGATGTGCTTTG TCACGCCCTGGAGTCCTACACTGCCCTCCCGTACCACATGCGGAGCCCCTGCCCTGCAAACCCCGTCACCCGGCCAGCCTACCAGGGCAGCAACCCCATCAGTGACATCTGGGCAGTCCACGCGCTGAGGATCGTTGCTAAGTATCTGAAGAG GGCTGTCAGAAATCCTGATGATCTTGAAGCAAGGTCTAATATGCACTTGGCAAGTGCTTTTGCTGGCATTGGCTTTGGAAACGCTGGTGTTCATCTGTG cCATGGAATGTCTTACCCAATTTCAGGCTTAGTGAAGACATATAAAGCAAAGGATTACAATGTGGATCACCCACTGGtg cctCACGGCCTTTCTGTGGTACTCACCTCCCCCGCAGTGTTCACTTTCACGGCACAGATGTCTCCTGAGCGCCACCTGGAGATGGCAGAAATACTGG GAAAGGGTCACCAAGCTTGCACCACGCCCTCAGTCAGAAGAGGATCTGTCTGTTCTGTTTGA
- the ADHFE1 gene encoding hydroxyacid-oxoacid transhydrogenase, mitochondrial isoform X10 — protein sequence MIIILSWTCLTYIQVKTPSRCQCPSHSHTYSQAPGLSPSGKTTDYAFEMAVSNIRYGAGVTKEVGMDLQNMGAKNVCLMTDKNLSQLPPIQTVMDSFVKNGINFKVYDNVRVEPTDRSFMEAIEFAKRGAFDAYVAMGGGSTIDTCKAANLYASSPDSDFLDYVNAPIGKGKPVTAPLKPLIAVPTTSGTGSETTGVAIFDYEHLKVKTGIASRAIKPTLGLIDPLHTLYLPERVIANSGFDVLCHALESYTALPYHMRSPCPANPVTRPAYQGSNPISDIWAVHALRIVAKYLKRAVRNPDDLEARSNMHLASAFAGIGFGNAGVHLCHGMSYPISGLVKTYKAKDYNVDHPLVPHGLSVVLTSPAVFTFTAQMSPERHLEMAEILGADTRTARIPDAGPILADTLRKFLFDLDVADGLAAIGYSKADIPALVKGTLPQERVTKLAPRPQSEEDLSVLFEASMKLY from the exons cTCCTGGACTTTCACCTTCTGGGAAAACAACAGATTATGCCTTTGAG atggcTGTTTCAAATATTAGATATGGAGCAGGAGTTACAAAGGAAGTGGGCATG gaCCTACAAAACATGGGTGCTAAAAATGTTTGTTTGATGACAGACAAGAACCTCTCCCAACTGCCTCCTATACAGACAGTGATGGATTCCTTCGTGAAGAATGGCATAAACTTTAAGGTTTATGATAATGTGAGGGTGGAACCAACCGATAGAAG CTTCATGGAAGCTATTGAATTTGCCAAAAGGGGAGCTTTTGATGCCTACGTGGCCATGGGTGGCGGCTCCACCATAGACACCTGCAAAGCCGCTAATCTGTATGCATCCAGCCCTGACTCTGATTTCCTGGACTACGTCAATGCCCCCATTGGGAAGGGAAAGCCTGTGACTGCGCCTCTTAAGCCTCTGATTGCAG TCCCAACTACCTCAGGAACTGGGAGTGAAACTACTGGGGTTGCCATTTTTGACTACGAACACTTGAAAGTAAAAACTG GTATTGCTTCGCGAGCCATCAAACCCACACTGGGCCTGATTGATCCTCTGCACACCCTGTACCTGCCTGAGCGGGTGATCGCCAACAGTGGCTTCGATGTGCTTTG TCACGCCCTGGAGTCCTACACTGCCCTCCCGTACCACATGCGGAGCCCCTGCCCTGCAAACCCCGTCACCCGGCCAGCCTACCAGGGCAGCAACCCCATCAGTGACATCTGGGCAGTCCACGCGCTGAGGATCGTTGCTAAGTATCTGAAGAG GGCTGTCAGAAATCCTGATGATCTTGAAGCAAGGTCTAATATGCACTTGGCAAGTGCTTTTGCTGGCATTGGCTTTGGAAACGCTGGTGTTCATCTGTG cCATGGAATGTCTTACCCAATTTCAGGCTTAGTGAAGACATATAAAGCAAAGGATTACAATGTGGATCACCCACTGGtg cctCACGGCCTTTCTGTGGTACTCACCTCCCCCGCAGTGTTCACTTTCACGGCACAGATGTCTCCTGAGCGCCACCTGGAGATGGCAGAAATACTGG GAGCCGACACCCGCACTGCCAGGATCCCAGATGCTGGGCCTATTTTGGCAGACACGCTGCGGAAATTCCTATTCGATCTGGATGTGGCTGATGGCCTAGCTGCCATTGGCTACTCCAAGGCCGATATCCCCGCATTAGTGAAAGGAACACTGCCCCAG GAAAGGGTCACCAAGCTTGCACCACGCCCTCAGTCAGAAGAGGATCTGTCTGTTCTGTTTGAAGCGTCAATGAAActgtattaa
- the ADHFE1 gene encoding hydroxyacid-oxoacid transhydrogenase, mitochondrial isoform X9, which produces MAAPRDRVAHLLRQLQRAACQCPSHSHTYSQAPGLSPSGKTTDYAFEMAVSNIRYGAGVTKEVGMDLQNMGAKNVCLMTDKNLSQLPPIQTVMDSFVKNGINFKVYDNVRVEPTDRSFMEAIEFAKRGAFDAYVAMGGGSTIDTCKAANLYASSPDSDFLDYVNAPIGKGKPVTAPLKPLIAVPTTSGTGSETTGVAIFDYEHLKVKTGIASRAIKPTLGLIDPLHTLYLPERVIANSGFDVLCHALESYTALPYHMRSPCPANPVTRPAYQGSNPISDIWAVHALRIVAKYLKRAVRNPDDLEARSNMHLASAFAGIGFGNAGVHLCLTAFLWYSPPPQCSLSRHRCLLSATWRWQKYWERVTKLAPRPQSEEDLSVLFEASMKLY; this is translated from the exons cTCCTGGACTTTCACCTTCTGGGAAAACAACAGATTATGCCTTTGAG atggcTGTTTCAAATATTAGATATGGAGCAGGAGTTACAAAGGAAGTGGGCATG gaCCTACAAAACATGGGTGCTAAAAATGTTTGTTTGATGACAGACAAGAACCTCTCCCAACTGCCTCCTATACAGACAGTGATGGATTCCTTCGTGAAGAATGGCATAAACTTTAAGGTTTATGATAATGTGAGGGTGGAACCAACCGATAGAAG CTTCATGGAAGCTATTGAATTTGCCAAAAGGGGAGCTTTTGATGCCTACGTGGCCATGGGTGGCGGCTCCACCATAGACACCTGCAAAGCCGCTAATCTGTATGCATCCAGCCCTGACTCTGATTTCCTGGACTACGTCAATGCCCCCATTGGGAAGGGAAAGCCTGTGACTGCGCCTCTTAAGCCTCTGATTGCAG TCCCAACTACCTCAGGAACTGGGAGTGAAACTACTGGGGTTGCCATTTTTGACTACGAACACTTGAAAGTAAAAACTG GTATTGCTTCGCGAGCCATCAAACCCACACTGGGCCTGATTGATCCTCTGCACACCCTGTACCTGCCTGAGCGGGTGATCGCCAACAGTGGCTTCGATGTGCTTTG TCACGCCCTGGAGTCCTACACTGCCCTCCCGTACCACATGCGGAGCCCCTGCCCTGCAAACCCCGTCACCCGGCCAGCCTACCAGGGCAGCAACCCCATCAGTGACATCTGGGCAGTCCACGCGCTGAGGATCGTTGCTAAGTATCTGAAGAG GGCTGTCAGAAATCCTGATGATCTTGAAGCAAGGTCTAATATGCACTTGGCAAGTGCTTTTGCTGGCATTGGCTTTGGAAACGCTGGTGTTCATCTGTG cctCACGGCCTTTCTGTGGTACTCACCTCCCCCGCAGTGTTCACTTTCACGGCACAGATGTCTCCTGAGCGCCACCTGGAGATGGCAGAAATACTGG GAAAGGGTCACCAAGCTTGCACCACGCCCTCAGTCAGAAGAGGATCTGTCTGTTCTGTTTGAAGCGTCAATGAAActgtattaa
- the ADHFE1 gene encoding hydroxyacid-oxoacid transhydrogenase, mitochondrial isoform X8, producing the protein MAAPRDRVAHLLRQLQRAACQCPSHSHTYSQAPGLSPSGKTTDYAFEMAVSNIRYGAGVTKEVGMDLQNMGAKNVCLMTDKNLSQLPPIQTVMDSFVKNGINFKVYDNVRVEPTDRSFMEAIEFAKRGAFDAYVAMGGGSTIDTCKAANLYASSPDSDFLDYVNAPIGKGKPVTAPLKPLIAVPTTSGTGSETTGVAIFDYEHLKVKTGIASRAIKPTLGLIDPLHTLYLPERVIANSGFDVLCHALESYTALPYHMRSPCPANPVTRPAYQGSNPISDIWAVHALRIVAKYLKRAVRNPDDLEARSNMHLASAFAGIGFGNAGVHLCLTAFLWYSPPPQCSLSRHRCLLSATWRWQKYWENLELWMAAIREHKNLINPVSCVALHLIHI; encoded by the exons cTCCTGGACTTTCACCTTCTGGGAAAACAACAGATTATGCCTTTGAG atggcTGTTTCAAATATTAGATATGGAGCAGGAGTTACAAAGGAAGTGGGCATG gaCCTACAAAACATGGGTGCTAAAAATGTTTGTTTGATGACAGACAAGAACCTCTCCCAACTGCCTCCTATACAGACAGTGATGGATTCCTTCGTGAAGAATGGCATAAACTTTAAGGTTTATGATAATGTGAGGGTGGAACCAACCGATAGAAG CTTCATGGAAGCTATTGAATTTGCCAAAAGGGGAGCTTTTGATGCCTACGTGGCCATGGGTGGCGGCTCCACCATAGACACCTGCAAAGCCGCTAATCTGTATGCATCCAGCCCTGACTCTGATTTCCTGGACTACGTCAATGCCCCCATTGGGAAGGGAAAGCCTGTGACTGCGCCTCTTAAGCCTCTGATTGCAG TCCCAACTACCTCAGGAACTGGGAGTGAAACTACTGGGGTTGCCATTTTTGACTACGAACACTTGAAAGTAAAAACTG GTATTGCTTCGCGAGCCATCAAACCCACACTGGGCCTGATTGATCCTCTGCACACCCTGTACCTGCCTGAGCGGGTGATCGCCAACAGTGGCTTCGATGTGCTTTG TCACGCCCTGGAGTCCTACACTGCCCTCCCGTACCACATGCGGAGCCCCTGCCCTGCAAACCCCGTCACCCGGCCAGCCTACCAGGGCAGCAACCCCATCAGTGACATCTGGGCAGTCCACGCGCTGAGGATCGTTGCTAAGTATCTGAAGAG GGCTGTCAGAAATCCTGATGATCTTGAAGCAAGGTCTAATATGCACTTGGCAAGTGCTTTTGCTGGCATTGGCTTTGGAAACGCTGGTGTTCATCTGTG cctCACGGCCTTTCTGTGGTACTCACCTCCCCCGCAGTGTTCACTTTCACGGCACAGATGTCTCCTGAGCGCCACCTGGAGATGGCAGAAATACTGG GAAAACCTGGAGCTCTGGATGGCAGCAATCCGGGAACATAAGAACCTCATAAACCCCGTATCATGTGTCGCCCTCCACTTAATCCATATTTGA
- the ADHFE1 gene encoding hydroxyacid-oxoacid transhydrogenase, mitochondrial isoform X4, translating into MAAPRDRVAHLLRQLQRAACQCPSHSHTYSQAPGLSPSGKTTDYAFEMAVSNIRYGAGVTKEVGMDLQNMGAKNVCLMTDKNLSQLPPIQTVMDSFVKNGINFKVYDNVRVEPTDRSFMEAIEFAKRGAFDAYVAMGGGSTIDTCKAANLYASSPDSDFLDYVNAPIGKGKPVTAPLKPLIAVPTTSGTGSETTGVAIFDYEHLKVKTGIASRAIKPTLGLIDPLHTLYLPERVIANSGFDVLCHALESYTALPYHMRSPCPANPVTRPAYQGSNPISDIWAVHALRIVAKYLKRAVRNPDDLEARSNMHLASAFAGIGFGNAGVHLCHGMSYPISGLVKTYKAKDYNVDHPLVPHGLSVVLTSPAVFTFTAQMSPERHLEMAEILGAHHRKRTQRPTNTQPKHWKGSPSLHHALSQKRICLFCLKRQ; encoded by the exons cTCCTGGACTTTCACCTTCTGGGAAAACAACAGATTATGCCTTTGAG atggcTGTTTCAAATATTAGATATGGAGCAGGAGTTACAAAGGAAGTGGGCATG gaCCTACAAAACATGGGTGCTAAAAATGTTTGTTTGATGACAGACAAGAACCTCTCCCAACTGCCTCCTATACAGACAGTGATGGATTCCTTCGTGAAGAATGGCATAAACTTTAAGGTTTATGATAATGTGAGGGTGGAACCAACCGATAGAAG CTTCATGGAAGCTATTGAATTTGCCAAAAGGGGAGCTTTTGATGCCTACGTGGCCATGGGTGGCGGCTCCACCATAGACACCTGCAAAGCCGCTAATCTGTATGCATCCAGCCCTGACTCTGATTTCCTGGACTACGTCAATGCCCCCATTGGGAAGGGAAAGCCTGTGACTGCGCCTCTTAAGCCTCTGATTGCAG TCCCAACTACCTCAGGAACTGGGAGTGAAACTACTGGGGTTGCCATTTTTGACTACGAACACTTGAAAGTAAAAACTG GTATTGCTTCGCGAGCCATCAAACCCACACTGGGCCTGATTGATCCTCTGCACACCCTGTACCTGCCTGAGCGGGTGATCGCCAACAGTGGCTTCGATGTGCTTTG TCACGCCCTGGAGTCCTACACTGCCCTCCCGTACCACATGCGGAGCCCCTGCCCTGCAAACCCCGTCACCCGGCCAGCCTACCAGGGCAGCAACCCCATCAGTGACATCTGGGCAGTCCACGCGCTGAGGATCGTTGCTAAGTATCTGAAGAG GGCTGTCAGAAATCCTGATGATCTTGAAGCAAGGTCTAATATGCACTTGGCAAGTGCTTTTGCTGGCATTGGCTTTGGAAACGCTGGTGTTCATCTGTG cCATGGAATGTCTTACCCAATTTCAGGCTTAGTGAAGACATATAAAGCAAAGGATTACAATGTGGATCACCCACTGGtg cctCACGGCCTTTCTGTGGTACTCACCTCCCCCGCAGTGTTCACTTTCACGGCACAGATGTCTCCTGAGCGCCACCTGGAGATGGCAGAAATACTGG GTGCTCATCACAGAAAACGGACCCAGAGACCCACAAACACGCAACCAAAACACTG GAAAGGGTCACCAAGCTTGCACCACGCCCTCAGTCAGAAGAGGATCTGTCTGTTCTGTTTGAAGCGTCAATGA
- the ADHFE1 gene encoding hydroxyacid-oxoacid transhydrogenase, mitochondrial isoform X3, whose protein sequence is MAAPRDRVAHLLRQLQRAACQCPSHSHTYSQAPGLSPSGKTTDYAFEMAVSNIRYGAGVTKEVGMDLQNMGAKNVCLMTDKNLSQLPPIQTVMDSFVKNGINFKVYDNVRVEPTDRSFMEAIEFAKRGAFDAYVAMGGGSTIDTCKAANLYASSPDSDFLDYVNAPIGKGKPVTAPLKPLIAVPTTSGTGSETTGVAIFDYEHLKVKTGIASRAIKPTLGLIDPLHTLYLPERVIANSGFDVLCHALESYTALPYHMRSPCPANPVTRPAYQGSNPISDIWAVHALRIVAKYLKRAVRNPDDLEARSNMHLASAFAGIGFGNAGVHLCHGMSYPISGLVKTYKAKDYNVDHPLVPHGLSVVLTSPAVFTFTAQMSPERHLEMAEILGADTRTARIPDAGPILADTLRKFLFDLDVADGLAAIGYSKADIPALVKGTLPQERVTKLAPRPQSEEDLSVLFEASMKLY, encoded by the exons cTCCTGGACTTTCACCTTCTGGGAAAACAACAGATTATGCCTTTGAG atggcTGTTTCAAATATTAGATATGGAGCAGGAGTTACAAAGGAAGTGGGCATG gaCCTACAAAACATGGGTGCTAAAAATGTTTGTTTGATGACAGACAAGAACCTCTCCCAACTGCCTCCTATACAGACAGTGATGGATTCCTTCGTGAAGAATGGCATAAACTTTAAGGTTTATGATAATGTGAGGGTGGAACCAACCGATAGAAG CTTCATGGAAGCTATTGAATTTGCCAAAAGGGGAGCTTTTGATGCCTACGTGGCCATGGGTGGCGGCTCCACCATAGACACCTGCAAAGCCGCTAATCTGTATGCATCCAGCCCTGACTCTGATTTCCTGGACTACGTCAATGCCCCCATTGGGAAGGGAAAGCCTGTGACTGCGCCTCTTAAGCCTCTGATTGCAG TCCCAACTACCTCAGGAACTGGGAGTGAAACTACTGGGGTTGCCATTTTTGACTACGAACACTTGAAAGTAAAAACTG GTATTGCTTCGCGAGCCATCAAACCCACACTGGGCCTGATTGATCCTCTGCACACCCTGTACCTGCCTGAGCGGGTGATCGCCAACAGTGGCTTCGATGTGCTTTG TCACGCCCTGGAGTCCTACACTGCCCTCCCGTACCACATGCGGAGCCCCTGCCCTGCAAACCCCGTCACCCGGCCAGCCTACCAGGGCAGCAACCCCATCAGTGACATCTGGGCAGTCCACGCGCTGAGGATCGTTGCTAAGTATCTGAAGAG GGCTGTCAGAAATCCTGATGATCTTGAAGCAAGGTCTAATATGCACTTGGCAAGTGCTTTTGCTGGCATTGGCTTTGGAAACGCTGGTGTTCATCTGTG cCATGGAATGTCTTACCCAATTTCAGGCTTAGTGAAGACATATAAAGCAAAGGATTACAATGTGGATCACCCACTGGtg cctCACGGCCTTTCTGTGGTACTCACCTCCCCCGCAGTGTTCACTTTCACGGCACAGATGTCTCCTGAGCGCCACCTGGAGATGGCAGAAATACTGG GAGCCGACACCCGCACTGCCAGGATCCCAGATGCTGGGCCTATTTTGGCAGACACGCTGCGGAAATTCCTATTCGATCTGGATGTGGCTGATGGCCTAGCTGCCATTGGCTACTCCAAGGCCGATATCCCCGCATTAGTGAAAGGAACACTGCCCCAG GAAAGGGTCACCAAGCTTGCACCACGCCCTCAGTCAGAAGAGGATCTGTCTGTTCTGTTTGAAGCGTCAATGAAActgtattaa
- the ADHFE1 gene encoding hydroxyacid-oxoacid transhydrogenase, mitochondrial isoform X2 translates to MAAPRDRVAHLLRQLQRAACQCPSHSHTYSQAPGLSPSGKTTDYAFEMAVSNIRYGAGVTKEVGMDLQNMGAKNVCLMTDKNLSQLPPIQTVMDSFVKNGINFKVYDNVRVEPTDRSFMEAIEFAKRGAFDAYVAMGGGSTIDTCKAANLYASSPDSDFLDYVNAPIGKGKPVTAPLKPLIAVPTTSGTGSETTGVAIFDYEHLKVKTGIASRAIKPTLGLIDPLHTLYLPERVIANSGFDVLCHALESYTALPYHMRSPCPANPVTRPAYQGSNPISDIWAVHALRIVAKYLKRAVRNPDDLEARSNMHLASAFAGIGFGNAGVHLCHGMSYPISGLVKTYKAKDYNVDHPLVPHGLSVVLTSPAVFTFTAQMSPERHLEMAEILGADTRTARIPDAGPILADTLRKFLFDLDVADGLAAIGYSKADIPALVKGTLPQVLITENGPRDPQTRNQNTGKGHQACTTPSVRRGSVCSV, encoded by the exons cTCCTGGACTTTCACCTTCTGGGAAAACAACAGATTATGCCTTTGAG atggcTGTTTCAAATATTAGATATGGAGCAGGAGTTACAAAGGAAGTGGGCATG gaCCTACAAAACATGGGTGCTAAAAATGTTTGTTTGATGACAGACAAGAACCTCTCCCAACTGCCTCCTATACAGACAGTGATGGATTCCTTCGTGAAGAATGGCATAAACTTTAAGGTTTATGATAATGTGAGGGTGGAACCAACCGATAGAAG CTTCATGGAAGCTATTGAATTTGCCAAAAGGGGAGCTTTTGATGCCTACGTGGCCATGGGTGGCGGCTCCACCATAGACACCTGCAAAGCCGCTAATCTGTATGCATCCAGCCCTGACTCTGATTTCCTGGACTACGTCAATGCCCCCATTGGGAAGGGAAAGCCTGTGACTGCGCCTCTTAAGCCTCTGATTGCAG TCCCAACTACCTCAGGAACTGGGAGTGAAACTACTGGGGTTGCCATTTTTGACTACGAACACTTGAAAGTAAAAACTG GTATTGCTTCGCGAGCCATCAAACCCACACTGGGCCTGATTGATCCTCTGCACACCCTGTACCTGCCTGAGCGGGTGATCGCCAACAGTGGCTTCGATGTGCTTTG TCACGCCCTGGAGTCCTACACTGCCCTCCCGTACCACATGCGGAGCCCCTGCCCTGCAAACCCCGTCACCCGGCCAGCCTACCAGGGCAGCAACCCCATCAGTGACATCTGGGCAGTCCACGCGCTGAGGATCGTTGCTAAGTATCTGAAGAG GGCTGTCAGAAATCCTGATGATCTTGAAGCAAGGTCTAATATGCACTTGGCAAGTGCTTTTGCTGGCATTGGCTTTGGAAACGCTGGTGTTCATCTGTG cCATGGAATGTCTTACCCAATTTCAGGCTTAGTGAAGACATATAAAGCAAAGGATTACAATGTGGATCACCCACTGGtg cctCACGGCCTTTCTGTGGTACTCACCTCCCCCGCAGTGTTCACTTTCACGGCACAGATGTCTCCTGAGCGCCACCTGGAGATGGCAGAAATACTGG GAGCCGACACCCGCACTGCCAGGATCCCAGATGCTGGGCCTATTTTGGCAGACACGCTGCGGAAATTCCTATTCGATCTGGATGTGGCTGATGGCCTAGCTGCCATTGGCTACTCCAAGGCCGATATCCCCGCATTAGTGAAAGGAACACTGCCCCAG GTGCTCATCACAGAAAACGGACCCAGAGACCCACAAACACGCAACCAAAACACTG GAAAGGGTCACCAAGCTTGCACCACGCCCTCAGTCAGAAGAGGATCTGTCTGTTCTGTTTGA
- the ADHFE1 gene encoding hydroxyacid-oxoacid transhydrogenase, mitochondrial isoform X7 gives MAAPRDRVAHLLRQLQRAACQCPSHSHTYSQAPGLSPSGKTTDYAFEMAVSNIRYGAGVTKEVGMDLQNMGAKNVCLMTDKNLSQLPPIQTVMDSFVKNGINFKVYDNVRVEPTDRSFMEAIEFAKRGAFDAYVAMGGGSTIDTCKAANLYASSPDSDFLDYVNAPIGKGKPVTAPLKPLIAVPTTSGTGSETTGVAIFDYEHLKVKTGIASRAIKPTLGLIDPLHTLYLPERVIANSGFDVLCHALESYTALPYHMRSPCPANPVTRPAYQGSNPISDIWAVHALRIVAKYLKRAVRNPDDLEARSNMHLASAFAGIGFGNAGVHLCLTAFLWYSPPPQCSLSRHRCLLSATWRWQKYWVLITENGPRDPQTRNQNTGKGHQACTTPSVRRGSVCSV, from the exons cTCCTGGACTTTCACCTTCTGGGAAAACAACAGATTATGCCTTTGAG atggcTGTTTCAAATATTAGATATGGAGCAGGAGTTACAAAGGAAGTGGGCATG gaCCTACAAAACATGGGTGCTAAAAATGTTTGTTTGATGACAGACAAGAACCTCTCCCAACTGCCTCCTATACAGACAGTGATGGATTCCTTCGTGAAGAATGGCATAAACTTTAAGGTTTATGATAATGTGAGGGTGGAACCAACCGATAGAAG CTTCATGGAAGCTATTGAATTTGCCAAAAGGGGAGCTTTTGATGCCTACGTGGCCATGGGTGGCGGCTCCACCATAGACACCTGCAAAGCCGCTAATCTGTATGCATCCAGCCCTGACTCTGATTTCCTGGACTACGTCAATGCCCCCATTGGGAAGGGAAAGCCTGTGACTGCGCCTCTTAAGCCTCTGATTGCAG TCCCAACTACCTCAGGAACTGGGAGTGAAACTACTGGGGTTGCCATTTTTGACTACGAACACTTGAAAGTAAAAACTG GTATTGCTTCGCGAGCCATCAAACCCACACTGGGCCTGATTGATCCTCTGCACACCCTGTACCTGCCTGAGCGGGTGATCGCCAACAGTGGCTTCGATGTGCTTTG TCACGCCCTGGAGTCCTACACTGCCCTCCCGTACCACATGCGGAGCCCCTGCCCTGCAAACCCCGTCACCCGGCCAGCCTACCAGGGCAGCAACCCCATCAGTGACATCTGGGCAGTCCACGCGCTGAGGATCGTTGCTAAGTATCTGAAGAG GGCTGTCAGAAATCCTGATGATCTTGAAGCAAGGTCTAATATGCACTTGGCAAGTGCTTTTGCTGGCATTGGCTTTGGAAACGCTGGTGTTCATCTGTG cctCACGGCCTTTCTGTGGTACTCACCTCCCCCGCAGTGTTCACTTTCACGGCACAGATGTCTCCTGAGCGCCACCTGGAGATGGCAGAAATACTGG GTGCTCATCACAGAAAACGGACCCAGAGACCCACAAACACGCAACCAAAACACTG GAAAGGGTCACCAAGCTTGCACCACGCCCTCAGTCAGAAGAGGATCTGTCTGTTCTGTTTGA